TATGGTTTAGATAAAACAGATAAAGAAGAAAAAGTATTAGTATTTGACCTTGGTGGCGGTACTTTCGACGTATCAATCCTTGAATTAGGTGACGGTGTATTCGAAGTATTAGCAACTGCAGGTGATAATAAATTAGGTGGGGATGACTTTGACCAAGTTATCATTGACTATTTAGTAAGTGAATTTAAATCTGAAAACGGTGTAGACTTATCACAAGATAAAATGGCATTACAACGTTTGAAAGATGCTGCTGAAAAAGCGAAAAAAGACTTATCAGGTGTATCTTCAACTCAAATTTCATTACCATTCATTTCTGCAGGTGCAGCAGGTCCATTACACTTAGAAATGACATTAACACGTGCGAAATTTGAAGAATTAGCAGATCATCTTGTACAAAAAACAATGACACCAACACGTCAAGCAATGAAAGATGCTGGCTTATCAAATGCTGATATCGATGAAGTCATTTTAGTAGGTGGTTCAACACGTATCCCTGCTGTTCAAGAAGCAATTAAAAAAGAAATCGGTAAAGAACCTAATAAAGGTGTAAACCCTGACGAAGTAGTTGCGATGGGTGCAGCTATTCAAGGTGGCGTAATCACTGGTGATGTGAAAGATGTCGTATTACTTGACGTAACACCATTATCATTAGGTATTGAAATTATGGGTGGACGTATGAATACGTTAATCGAACGTAATACAACAATCCCAACATCTAAGTCACAAGTATACTCTACAGCAGCTGATAACCAACCAGCAGTAGATATCCATGTACTTCAAGGTGAACGTCCAATGGCATCAGACAACAAAACATTAGGTCGATTCCAATTAACAGATATTCCACCAGCACCACGTGGTGTACCTCAAATCGAAGTAACATTTGATATCGACAAAAACGGTATCGTAAATGTAACTGCAAAAGACTTGGGTACAAATAAAGAACAAAACATTACAATCGAATCTTCATCATCACTTTCAGATGAAGAAATCGATCGCATGGTTAAAGATGCAGAACAAAATGCTGAAGCAGACAAAAAACGTCGTGAAGAAGTAGATTTACGTAACGAAGCAGATCAACTTGTATTCCAAGTAGACAAAACATTAACTGACTTAGGTGAAAATGTTACTGAAGACGACAAAAAAGAAGTTGAAGAGAAAAAAGAAGCATTGAAATCAGCACTTGAAGGTGACGATATTGATGCAATTAAAGAGAAAAAAGAATCACTTGAACAAGTGATTCAACAATTATCAATGAAGATCTATGAGCAAGCGCAACAAGCACAACAAGCTCAAGGTGGCGCAGTACAACAAGATGACGGTGTTCAAGACGCTGAATTCAAAGAAGTAAAAGATGACGATCAAAAATAATAGATCATAATAGATTGACTGTAATCAGTCGCTCAAAGGGGCTAGGACAATCATCGTCCCAGCTCCTTTTACTTTAGTGTCTACAATCTAAATTGAATGAGTAAAAGGAGAGATAGCATTGGCGAAAAGAGACTATTATGAAGTCCTAGGAATTTCGAAGAGTGCTTCGAAAGATGAAATAAAACGAGCTTACCGTAAATTGTCAAAAAAGTATCATCCGGATATTAATAAAGAAGAAGGCGCGGATGAGAAGTTCAAGGAAATAAGTGAAGCTTATGAAGTATTAAGTGATGAGAATAAACGTGCTAACTATGATCAATTCGGTCATGCAGGTGCACAAGGTGGATTCGGTCAAGGTGGCTTTGGTGGCCAAGACTTCTCAGGCTTTGGCGGTGGTGGCTTTGAAGATATCTTCAGTTCTTTCTTCGGTGGCGCACAACGTCAACGAGATCCAAACGCCCCACGTAAAGGTGATGACCTTCAATACACAATGACTGTTTCGTTTGAAGAAGCTATTTTTGGTACAAAGAAAGAAATATCAGTAAGAAAAGAAGTAGTTTGTCATACATGCGATGGTGAAGGTGCGAAACCTGGTACGAAAAAACATACATGCAGCTATTGTAATGGTTCTGGTCACGTATCAGTTGAGCAAAATACAATCTTAGGACGTGTCCGCACACAACAAGTATGTCCTGAATGTAACGGGACAGGTCAAGAATTTGATGAGCCATGTCCAACATGTCATGGTAAGGGTACAGAAGTTAAAACAGTTAAACTTGAAGTGACAGTTCCAGAAGGTGTCGACAATGACCAACAAATTCGCTTGTCTGGTCAAGGCTCACCTGGTGAAAATGGTGGACCAGCTGGCGACTTATATGTTGTATTCCGTGTAGAGCCATCTGATAAATTTACACGTGAAGGTGACGATGTGTATTATCAACATACAATCAACTTTGCACAAGCAGCATTAGGTGATGAAGTGAAAATCCCAACATTAAACGGCCAAGGCATGTTAACAATTCCAGCAGGTACTCAATCAGGTAAACAGTTCCGCTTAAAAGGCAAAGGTGTTAAAAACGTGCATGGTTATGGTTATGGTGACCTATTTATTAATATTAAAGTCCATACACCTACAAAACTAAATGATCGCCAAAAAGAATTATTAAAAGCTTTTGCTGAAGAAAGTGGCGATGAAATCAATGAACAACCAAGCAATTTCAAAGATAAAGCACGTCGTTTCTTTAAGGGAGATTAAAAATGAATTGGATTGAATTATCAGTTACGGTAAACGAAGATGCTGAAGCCATTGTTTCTAATGTATTACAAGACTTCGGTTCAAATGGTGTCGCAATAGAGGACTCAAATGAAGTCAATAAAGAGAGAGAAGATAGATTTGGTGAAGTTTTTGATTTAAACCCTTCTGATTATCCTGATACACACATGGTAATAAAGGGTTACTACACAGAAATGCAAGCTGATAACGCTTTTGTTGAACGTTTAAAGGAAAAGCTATCATCAATTGAAGAAATTGACACAAATATTTTACAGGTATCCACAAAGGTGATTGAAGAATCGGATTGGGAGAATGAATGGAAAAACTATTTCCATCCATTCCAAGCATCAGAGAAGTTCTTTATTGTGCCAAGCTGGGAGACGGTATCACAGGATAGCGATTTCCTATATATTGAATTAGATCCAGGTATGGCTTTCGGTACAGGTGATCATCCGACAACTAGCCTTTGCTTAAAAGCGATTGAACGTGTTGTAAAGCCGCATCATTCTGTCATTGATGTAGGGACAGGCTCAGGTATCTTAAGTATTGCGTCACATCTCATTGGTGCCAAGTCAGTTAAAGCGATTGATTTAGATGAGATGGCTGTGAAAGTCGCAAAAGATAATTTCGAGAAAAATGGTTGTGCTAGTGAAATAGAAACAGCAACTGGGAACTTATTAACAAACGAAACTGCACAATATGATGTTGTTATTGCGAATATATTACCTCACATTATTGAATTGATGATTGAAGATAGTTATGAACGATTAAATCCATCTGGTTATTTTATTACATCTGGGATAATTGAAGAGAAAAGCGAGTCAATTC
This region of Staphylococcus sp. IVB6240 genomic DNA includes:
- the dnaK gene encoding molecular chaperone DnaK is translated as MSKVIGIDLGTTNSCVSVLEGDEPKVIQNPEGARTTPSVVAFKNDETQVGEVAKRQAITNPNTIQSIKRHMGTDYKENIEGKDYTPQEISAMILQNLKNTAESYLGEKVEKAVITVPAYFNDSERQATKDAGKIAGLEVERIINEPTAAALAYGLDKTDKEEKVLVFDLGGGTFDVSILELGDGVFEVLATAGDNKLGGDDFDQVIIDYLVSEFKSENGVDLSQDKMALQRLKDAAEKAKKDLSGVSSTQISLPFISAGAAGPLHLEMTLTRAKFEELADHLVQKTMTPTRQAMKDAGLSNADIDEVILVGGSTRIPAVQEAIKKEIGKEPNKGVNPDEVVAMGAAIQGGVITGDVKDVVLLDVTPLSLGIEIMGGRMNTLIERNTTIPTSKSQVYSTAADNQPAVDIHVLQGERPMASDNKTLGRFQLTDIPPAPRGVPQIEVTFDIDKNGIVNVTAKDLGTNKEQNITIESSSSLSDEEIDRMVKDAEQNAEADKKRREEVDLRNEADQLVFQVDKTLTDLGENVTEDDKKEVEEKKEALKSALEGDDIDAIKEKKESLEQVIQQLSMKIYEQAQQAQQAQGGAVQQDDGVQDAEFKEVKDDDQK
- the dnaJ gene encoding molecular chaperone DnaJ gives rise to the protein MAKRDYYEVLGISKSASKDEIKRAYRKLSKKYHPDINKEEGADEKFKEISEAYEVLSDENKRANYDQFGHAGAQGGFGQGGFGGQDFSGFGGGGFEDIFSSFFGGAQRQRDPNAPRKGDDLQYTMTVSFEEAIFGTKKEISVRKEVVCHTCDGEGAKPGTKKHTCSYCNGSGHVSVEQNTILGRVRTQQVCPECNGTGQEFDEPCPTCHGKGTEVKTVKLEVTVPEGVDNDQQIRLSGQGSPGENGGPAGDLYVVFRVEPSDKFTREGDDVYYQHTINFAQAALGDEVKIPTLNGQGMLTIPAGTQSGKQFRLKGKGVKNVHGYGYGDLFINIKVHTPTKLNDRQKELLKAFAEESGDEINEQPSNFKDKARRFFKGD
- the prmA gene encoding 50S ribosomal protein L11 methyltransferase, which translates into the protein MNWIELSVTVNEDAEAIVSNVLQDFGSNGVAIEDSNEVNKEREDRFGEVFDLNPSDYPDTHMVIKGYYTEMQADNAFVERLKEKLSSIEEIDTNILQVSTKVIEESDWENEWKNYFHPFQASEKFFIVPSWETVSQDSDFLYIELDPGMAFGTGDHPTTSLCLKAIERVVKPHHSVIDVGTGSGILSIASHLIGAKSVKAIDLDEMAVKVAKDNFEKNGCASEIETATGNLLTNETAQYDVVIANILPHIIELMIEDSYERLNPSGYFITSGIIEEKSESIQSQMKDVGYEIIDVQHDNGWVCITGQKVS